The segment TTTAAGCTCACTGCCGAAGCACTGCGTAAGGCGGTAACGCCGCGTACGAAGCTGCTGATGGTGAATTTTCCAAGCAATCCTACGGGGGCGGTTATGACTTATGAAGACTGGCTGCCTGTGGCTGAAGTGGTGAAGGAGCTGGGCCTGATCGTCATTTCCGATGAGATCTATGCCGAGCTGACCTACGACAGCAAGCATGTGAGCATCGCTTCCCTGCCCGGGATGCAGGAGCGGACGGTGGTGATCAGCGGGTTCTCGAAGGCTTTTGCCATGACGGGCTGGCGGGTGGGTTATGCCTGCGGAAACCGTGAGCTGCTCTCGGCCATGCTCAAAATCCATCAATACACCGCCATGTGCGCCCCTGTACCGGGACAGATTGCTGCTGCCGAAGCCCTGCGCAGTGCGTTGCCGGATATGGAACGGATGAAGGCATGCTTCAAAGAACGACGCTCGCTGCTGGTGGAGGGCCTGCGTTCCGCCGGATTGTCCTGCCATATGCCGCAGGGGGCCTTCTATGCCTTCGCTTCAATCAGCCGCACCGGGCTCGGGTCAGAAGAGTTCGCCATGCGCCTGCTTCAGGAGGCAGGGGTTGCCGTGGTGCCGGGCCATGTGTTCGGAGCCGGAGGGGAAGGCTATATCCGCTGCTCCTACGCCGCTTCTACGGCGAAGCTGACCGAAGCGCTGGAGCGGCTCGAAGATTTCATGAGGGTGACAATGCTGCATAGTGTTGAAGGTAAAAATGTAATTGTAAGATGATTTCATATCACCTATAATCCTTAAAGGAAGAAATAGGGATATTGTAACAGCATTCCGGCCCGCCGCCGGATCAGGAAGCCCCCTTCTTCATTTGGAGGGGGGCTTTTGGGCTTGTATTAGGGGGAGGTTGGGGGGCCAGTGGGAGCTGGATGGTGCTGGAAGTTGTCGGGCGGAGAGACGGTTGGCAGGTAACTAGGTAATTATGGCGGGATGTAAGCTGGCAGGAGATAGCAAAGCAGGCGGGGGAGCAAAGAGAGGGAGAAATCCCTTTGATTGTGGTGGAAAGTAGGCTGGTGAAGGAGATGGGAGGAGGAAATCCCTTTGATCCTACAGTGCTGAGGTGCATAAGTGCACCTGAATTTGCTGAAATGGGGCTAGGCGGTCAAATGAGGTGCACAAGTGCACCTGATTTCGGCGAAATGGGGCCAGGCGGTCGAATGAGGGGTATTAGTGCACCTGATTTCAGCGAAATGGGGCTAGGCGGTCGAATGAGGGGTATTAGTGCACTTGATTTCAGCTAACTTGACCTGCCACACGCCGCACCACTCCACCACCCCGCACACCCGCACCCTGCAACTTTTACAGTGCATGCTTATACACTGCACCAACTCCATGGCAGCAATTGGACTAAATTTTCCTTCTTATACAGGCTTATACTCTTCAGTGCGCTAATGAGCGGCATGACCTGCAATACTTGCGAATTTAACTTCAACGAGTGTTACACAACTTCAACGTAACCTGATCAGCAGACACAGATGTATTCTTGCAGCGGGAGTCCGCTTCCGCACTATCTAATAGGAGGCATTATTAATGATCTCAGCCATTCAAGAAGTAACCGGACGGATCGCCCCGCCTGACGAAAAAGCTACGCTGCGCGCGGTACTCCGCCTGAACAGTCTGACCAAGCCGCCCGGAAGCCTCGGGCGGCTGGAGGCGCTGGCTGTCCGGCTGGCCGGAATCTCCAAAGTAGAGCAGCCCTGTTACAGCAAACGAACGGTAGTGGTTATGGCCGCAGACCATGGGGTCTGCTGTGAAGGCGTCAGTGCTTTTCCGCAGGAGGTCACCATGCAGATGGCCTATAACTTCCTCAGCGGCGGGGCGGCTGTGAATGTGCTGGCCCGCCAGGGCGGTGCAGAGGTGCAGTTCGTGGACATCGGGATTAACGGCGATATCAAGCATCCGCAGCTGATTAACCGTAAGGTCCGCCGGGGCACAGACAATATGGCAGCAGGCCCGGCGATGAGCCGGGAGGATGCGCTGCGCGCGATTCTGGCCGGAGTTCATGTGGCGCAGGAGGCGGTGAAGAACGGAACGGAGATTTTTATTACCGGGGAGATGGGCATCGGGAATACGACAGCCAGTGCGGCGGTCTTGTGCGCACTCGAAGGCATTCCGGCAGAGACGGCGGCTGGACGGGGGACAGGCATTAACGATGAGCGGCTCCAGCACAAAATCTCGGTAATCGAACGTGCCCTCCAGGTGAATAACCCCGACCCTGCAGATCCGGTTGATGTGCTCGCTAAGGTCGGGGGGCTTGAGATTGCCGGGCTGGCCGGGCTGATTCTCGGAGCGGCGGCCCTGCGGATTCCGGTCATTCTGGACGGCTTCATCTCCGGGGCGGCAGCCCTGATCGCCCGGGCACTGGCGCCGGAATCTACAGCTTACATGATCGCTTCCCATGTCTCTGGTGAGCAGGGGCATAAGCTGATGCTGGACCGCCTCGGTCTGGAAGCGCTGATTGATATGGGCCTGCGGCTGGGCGAAGGCACCGGGGGCGCGCTGTGTCTGCATTTCATCGAAGCGGTCTGCCGGATTATGCGTGAGATGGCAACCTTCGAGAGTGCGGGCGTCTCCGGATCGGAGAGCGTATGAGCATTCTGGTCACAGGCGGGGCACGCAGCGGCAAAAGCGGCTTCGCCGAGCGTCTGACCCGCAAGCTGGCTGACTCGCGGCAGGCGGTCTATGTGGCAACCGGACAGGCTTTTGATGCGGAGATGGAAGCGCGGATTGCGTTGCACCGGCAGCAGCGGCAGGCGGACGCGGACGGCTTCCAGTGGGAGACACTGGAGGAGCCGCTTAAGCTCGCAGCGCTGCTGGAGCAGCTCTCCGGCAGCGGCCAGACTGTGCTGGTGGACTGTCTCACGCTCTGGCTGTCGAATCAGCTGCTGGCTGTGGAGGAGAAGAGCGACAGGCAGGAATTAGCAGAGGCTGCAATTGCCGAACTGGAGCAAGCCGTCTCCGGCTTCGAGGGCACGCTGATCCTGGTTACCAATGAGGTCGGCGGCGGCATTGTGCCGGAGTATCCGTTGGGCCGGCTGTACCGTGATCTGGCCGGAAGGATGAACGCCCGGCTTGCTGCCCGGTGCGGGCAGGTATTTCTTGTTACCGCCGGAATCCCGGTTGAGCTGAGAAGCCGGGAGTATCTTCTGTGAGTGCGCGGGGAAATGCCGCGGCTGCGTTTCAGTTCCTGACGCGGTTTCCGGTTAGAAGCAGCGGGGAGTTCTCGCCGGAGCTGCTGCGCGCGAGCGTGGTCTATTATCCGCTCGTCGGGGCAGCCATCGGCCTTAGCACGGCGCTCGGTGCCGCAGCGGCAGGCTGGCTGCTGCCGGCTTGGCCTGCCGCTGTCGTCACCCTCATCCTGTGGGTGGGGCTGACCGGCGGGCTGCATTTGGACGGCTGGATGGACAGCGCCGATGCGCTGCTCAGCTACCGCTCCAGGGAGCGGATGCTGGAGATCATGAAGGACAGCCGTGTCGGCGCTATGGGTGTGCTGGCCTGCGTGCTGCTCCTGCTGCTGAAGGCCTCGCTGCTGGCGGCATGGCTCGAAGGCGGCAGCTTCAGCCTGCTGCCGCTGCTCCTGCTGCCGCCGGTCTGGGGCCGCTGGTACATGGTGCGGGCGATGGCCCGCTATCCCCTGGCCCGCGGCAATGAAGGGCTGGCCGCCACCTTCGGCGGGCTGCCTGCCCGGCAGGAGCGGCGCGCGGGCCTGAGCGCCGCACTGCTGACGCTGGCCGCTGCCGCTGCGCCTCTGGCGCTGGGCGCGGGCAGCGGGGCCTGGCCGCTGCTGGCGGCTGCGGCCATCCTGGCGCCGCTGGCTGCGGCGGCCTGCGGCCGGCTCGCGGCGCGGCGGATTGGCAGCCGGCTCGGCGGGCTCACCGGCGACGTCTACGGCGCGCTGGGCGAACTGCTGGAGACGGTGGTCCTGCTTGTGCTGGTGCTGGTCCAGCACAGCTTACCTTAGCGGGCTGCGCGGCAACTGCCCGTGTCCCTCTGAATGATGCGCCGTGCCTACGCAGCATTTATGCGCCGCTTCGCGCCGCGTTCGTAGCGAACAATCAGTGATACATGTATTCTGTGCAACTAAAAACAATGAAACGGCAGGCAGTCTTCTTCTAACTGTAGTCTATACAACTAAATTTGCCTGAATGGGCGAAAATCGAGATATAGAGGCGGTTTAATTGCACGAAATGCAGCTAACCGGAGATTCGGCGGCAGACAAGGCGATTTAGTTGTACAAATTGCAATTAAGCCACCCATGCACCCTAACCGGGGCACGGCGAATTCGCAGCCAGCGATAAGTTAAAGCGGTGCTCACAAGTATAAATCTGATGATTACTAATGCATAATCAGATTTACACTTGCGGGTGGGCATGATGAACCCTAAAAGGACTAGATGTGAAATCCTTGGGCCAATGTATGCGAATTACAGCATACAATTTGCAGGTTGGGGTATTTGTGGCTCGAATGTATGCGAAAAACAGCATACAATTTGGAGTTTGGGGTGTTTGTAGCCCGAATGTATGCGAAAAACAGCATACAATTTGGAGGTTGGGGTGTTTGTAGCCCGAATGTATACGAAAAACAGCATACAATTTGCAGGTAGAGGTGTGCGCGGCCTGGATGTATGCGGAAATCCGAACACAATGTGCTGGCGCGAAGGTAAGGGCCCCGATGTATGCGAAACACCGAATACATGAGCAGGTGCTGTACCAGTGGTCCTAGTTGCGGCGTCCAGCCCATGTGCGCCGCTTCGCCGGCGCAAGAACCGGCTGCGCCAGCCCTACACCTATACGCCGCAGCACGCCCGGCGACCAACACCTGCACCGCCGCCAAGCGCCGGGAGCAGCAAGAAAGCGAGGAAGATGAACATGGAAGATACAGCCGCACACACAAGCGCAGCCCGGGCAGCGGAAGCCGGGCTGCGGCGGCCCGGCGCCGTGCTGATGATCCAGGGGACGGCCTCCGATGTCGGCAAAAGCCTGGTCACCGCCGCCATCGGGCGGATTATGACCCGGGACGGCTACCGGACGGCCCCGTTCAAGTCGCAGAATATGGCGCTGAATTCCTATGTCACAGCGGACGGCAAGGAAATCGGCCGTGCCCAGGGGATGCAGGCGGAAGCCTTCGGTATTACGGCTACCAGCGATATGAATCCAATTCTGCTGAAGCCCTCCGGGGAGATGAGTGCGCAGATTGTCGTGCACGGGGTGCCGCATGCCGCCCTCAGCGCGAGGGAATACCGCGAGAAGTTCCTTCCCGAAGCTAAGGACACCGTAATGGATGCGCTCGGGAGGCTGCGGGAGGCTTATGATATTGTGCTGATGGAAGGTGCGGGCAGTCCGGCGGAGATCAATCTTAAGAGCCGGGATATCGTCAATATGAATCTGGCCGGCTGGGCAGATGCGCCGGTGCTGCTGGTCGCCGACATTGACCGGGGCGGCGTCTTCGCCTTCATCGTCGGCACCCTGGAGCTGCTGGAACCGCATGAACGCGCCCGGGTCAAGGGCATCATCATCAATAAATTCCGCGGGGATGTCTCCCTGTTACAGCCCGGACTGGACTGGCTGGAGGAGCGGACAGGCATTCCGGTGCTGGGAGTGCTGCCGTTCCTGCCGCAGCTGCGGATTGAGGCAGAGGATTCCGTAGTACTGGAAGGAACGTCCCGCCGCCAGCGGGAGGAGTCCGCGAAGGAGCTTGATATCGCGGTCATCCGTTATCCGCGGATCTCCAACTTCACCGACTTCGATCCGCTGGAGGAGGAGCCGGATACCGTCTTACGCTACGTGCAGTCGGCAGATGAGCTGGGAACGCCCGATGTAATTATCCTGCCGGGCACGAAGAACACCGCTGCTGACCTGCACTATCTGCGCGAGCAGGGTTTCCCTGCTGCAATCGAGCGTGCGCTGGAGCGGGGAACGCAACAGCTTGCCGGAATCTGCGGCGGGTATCAGATGCTGGGCTTGAAGCTGCTAGATCCCCATGCCGTAGAGAGTGCGGAGCCGGGAGAGAGCGAGGGGCTGGGCTATCTGCCGCTCTCGACAGCTTTTCTCCAGCACAAGACTACGGTGCGGGTGAGCGGCGGAATGGCTGCGGATCACCCCCTGCGGTTAAGCACCACAGCCACTGGTGTAACACCGGAAGCATTGCCTGTTGCCGGGTATGAGATACATATGGGAACAACCACGAACCACGATCCGTCTTCTGTACTCAGCCTGTTTACGCTGGCCGGACCGGAAGGACAGGCTGTGCCGGAGGGTTGGGGAACCCGGGACGGCAGAGTCTGGGGCAGCTATCTGCACGGGCTGTTCCATAACGATGCCCTGCGCCTGAGCTGGCTGAACGGACTGCGTAGCTCCAAGGGACTGGCACCGCTAAGCGCCACCTTCTCGGCGGCTGCACTTCGTGAGCAGGAATTCGACCGGCTGGCAGATGCCGTAGCGTCCCATTTGAATATGGCTGCGGTATATGCAATCATGGGCCTGCCGGGAGGGGGAGAATAGCGATGCTGCTTGCCGTGCTGCTGTTTGTCGTAGCTGGTCTCGCCGAGATCGGCGGCGGATACCTCGTCTGGCTCTGGCTGCGGGAATCGCGCCCGTTATGGTACGGATTAACAGGCTCGGTTATCCTGATCGCCTATGGCATCATCCCGACCCTGCAGAAGTTCCCTTCGTTTGGCCGGGTATACGCCGCTTATGGCGGAGTATTCATCGTGCTGGCTGTACTATGGGGCTGGCTGGTGGACCGCAAGACGCCGGATCTCTACGACTGGGTCGGAGCGGGCATCTGCGTCATCGGGGTATCCGTAATTTTATGGGCGCCAAGGCACTGAGCAACAACCTTCACTTTTCCAAAAAAAGCAGTTCCAAAGGCCGCATCGCCTCGGGAACTGCTTTTCTATTGTATTAGCTGGTCCGGCGGATCTTCAAGCTCTGTATCAGCATCAGTATCAGCGTCAAAAATAGTTGGATTTTCGGCACTTGTTCATGCACCACCGGCACCTTACCAAGCAATAGTTGGAAAAAAGGCACTTGAAAAAGCTGGAATTACCGAAAAAAGAGAATTCATCCGAATATAAGTTACACTTTTCCAACTAAAATCCTCTAACGTTCCAAAATTGCCGAATTAAGATACATTTATCCAACTAAATCCTGCATCACGCTAACGGCAGCAGCATTCACAGAGGTCGCAGGACCCCCCAATAGTCCCAGCACTCCCTTCCACTAAACAAGATAGCGTTTGAAAATCAATTCACACTATAAGCGCTCCCTCTATCTCCACGTAACTGTTGTCTCAGCCCCTCAAATCTTAAACTGCTGAGCGGCCTTCTGCAGCTTCACGGCCTGCTGGTAGAGGTGCTCGACAGTTAGGGCGTGGCCCTCCAGCTCTTCATGCTGGCGTGCCGAGTTGCCGGCAAGCGTGTCTGCGTTCTGCTGCGACTTGGCGGTAATCTGCGCCGTTTCTTCTACAGAGGCACTGACTTCCTCGGTGCCTGCCGAGATCTGCTGGGTTGCGGCAGAGACGGACTGGATGCTGTGATTGATGCTCTGAATGAGGATCAGCAGGTGGTTGAAGGCATTGCCGGCTTCGACTACCTTGTTCATCCCGGAGGCCACTTCAGCGTTGACATGATTCATTTCAGATACGGACTGGTTCATATCCTCCTGCAGACTCAGCAGGAATTCGCGGATCTGCTCATTGGATTCCTTAGACTGCTCGGACAGCTTGCGCACTTCACCGGCCACCACAGCGAATCCGCGGCCATGCTCCCCGGCACGGGCAGCCTCAATGGAAGCATTCAGCGACAGCATCTGAATCTGCTTGGTAATCTCGGTAATGCCCTGCACGACCTCACCGATCATCAGCGAGCGTTCGTTCATCAAGCGGAACTGCTCCAGCGACTGTTCGGAGGCCTGCTCTACCTGGCGCATCTGCTCCACTGCACTCTGGGCAATATCATTGCCGCTCTGGGCTTCGGTGGACGCCTCGCTGATCTGCTCGGTGACCTCACCGGCGGCGGAGGCAATATGCTGGATGCCCATATTGATCTCATCCATCGCGCGGGAGTTATCCATGGCACTGCTGGCGATCATGGTGCTGCCCTTGCCGATCTCCTCCACAGAGGCCGCTGAATGTTCAGCCATCTCATTAAGGATCTGGACACGCGTCTTCAGATCATTGGAATCGGCCACTACGGTCCCGGAGGTATCCAGCACATGTCCGATCATCTCCTTCAGGCGCTCACTCATGATGCGGAAGCTCTCGGAGAGCTGTCCGACTTCATCGGTACCCTTAAGCGTGAGCGCTTCGGTGAAGTCGCCGCCCGCCAGCTTGTTGCTGTAGGCTGCAAGCTTGGAGATCGGACGGGTGATTCTGCGGCTCATGAAGCCAGCGGCAGTGACGCCTACCACCAGCGCCAGCAGGGTGATTCCTGCGCTTGTCCACAGGATGCTGCTCATTTTGTCTTGGACGAAGTCCATATCTGCGCTTGCGGCTACAATCATGGTCGTTCCGGGAACGCCGACATAGGCACTTTTATGTATACCGTGGCTATCACTATAAATTTCACTAAGCCCTGTCTTTCCTTTGGAGGCCTGCTCCATGGCAGGGGATACTTCGATGGCTTCATCCGGCTGGAGCTTGGCGCCATGATCTGCAGTCAGGACAGTGGCCTGGCCATCCTTCAGATTGATGAGGAAAAGGGTATCCACATCCAGCTTTTTACGCTTGTCCTCCAAATAGAATTCGACATTGGTCCTGGCCTGCTCGTTCTTGTTCAGGGTCTGCTGCGCACTGGTAGCATTCAGGTTCTTATAGGTATCCTGGGCGGCGGCAGTCAGAGACTTGTCGATCTGCGGAATGACATAGCTGTTAATGGTGCCGATAGATATAATGTAGAAGCTGATACTCAACGTAAGAGAAGTGAGTAGCAGAACGACGAACAGCAACAGCGTAAACTTGCGACTAATTGATTTTTTGAAGCCAAACATGGCATTCGCTCCTTTTTACGTGAAATGCATCTTAATCTCATTATTCTATAGAATTAACCTCCGGTTGAATAGTGAAAATTTGCAATATGCTGCATTATTTTCAGAAATAACTGAATATTTAATGACTCTATCACCATTTCGCCAAAAAGATGCAAAGAAATGCCGTTTTTCTGAAAATTTAAAATTTCATAGCATGTTAGCTTTGCATGTGATAAAGTAATAATGTTTTGTTTTCATGACTACTGCGATCCGCGGTTCGTAACCATCCCGCGTAACCAAAACTAGGAGGAATACCAGGCATTATGTTTAATTTGTTGTGGGGCGTTTGTTTTGTCGTCGTTAATTTTGGTTTTTTTCTGCTGTGCTACCGCTTATTCGGTAAAAAAGGGCTCTACGCCTGGGTCGGCATGGCGACCGTAGTCGCTAATATCCAGGTCGCCAAGACCATTGCGATGCCGTTCGACATCGTGATGACGCTGGGCAATACGATGTATGTCACGCTTTATATGACCAGTGACCTGCTCAATGAGCGGTACGGCCGGGCTGAAGCGCGGAGCGCTGTGTGGTTCGGCTTTTTCACGCTGCTGATGACGACCGTCATTATGCAGATGGTGCTGGTGTTCAAGCCGCAGGAGACGGACATTGCCCAATCCGCGCTGCAGACGATATTCGGCCTGATGCCGAGACTGGCGCTGGGCAGTCTGACCGCTTATTTTATCAGCCAGTTCCTGGATGTACGGCTCTACGCCTGGATACGAAAATATTACGGCAGCTCTAAGCAGCTATGGATCCGCTCGAACGGCAGCACGATGATCAGCTCCTTTGTTGATACGCTGATCTTCTGCACGATTGCTTTTGCCGGAACCTATGACATGAAGGTGTGGACCGAGATTCTGCTGACCACCTACCTGTCCAAGTTCATCCTCACGGCCGCCGGCACGCCGGTGCTCTATCTGGGCCGTTCCTTCAAATTTGCCGAAGAAGAGCAGAAGCCTGTTAGCCGGGACTAAGCCTCCAGATGATTAAAGCCCCAGCCCCCGAAGATCCGGGAGCTGGGGCTTTTGTGTGCCGTGATGTATAGTGGGCTCGCGCGCTAAGTTTGAGGCTTCCTGAACGCTCAGCAGAATTACAGGTTAAGCACGGTCCATTCTTTAGGGAAGCTGGTCAGCGTCTGCGGACCTTCGGCGGTGACCCGCACATCGTCCTCAATGCGCACACCGCCGAGACCCGGCACATAAATTCCCGGCTCTACGGTGAAGACGTTGCCGTTCTGGATGATATCCGTATTCAGCCCGTGCAGCGAAGGATATTCATGGGTGTCCATGCCCAGCCCGTGTCCGACACGGTGCATGAAGTACTCCCCGTAACCTGCGGCTTCAATCACATCACGTGCCGCCTTGTCGACAGAACCGAAGGACGCTCCGGCCACGGAGGCGGCAATGCCCGCTTCATTGGCAGCAAGCACAGCATTGTATATATCACGCAGTCTGCTGTCCACTTCGCCTACCGCGAAGGTGCGGGTAATATCGGAAGCGTAGCCTCCGGCATACACACCGAGGTCGAACATCAGCAGATCGCCCGGCTGAATAAGGCGTTCGCCCGGTACGCCGTGCGGGAGGGCCGTTTTCGGACCGGACAGCACCATCGTGTCGAAGGAGGGGCCGGAGGCACCGACTTTT is part of the Paenibacillus sp. FSL M7-0420 genome and harbors:
- a CDS encoding pyridoxal phosphate-dependent aminotransferase; translation: MNTVRRDNAVLPAARSNSPQHSLIINPRLQEIPPSGIRAFFDLAAGNNDIISLGVGEPDFATPAQVRAACIRALDRGETGYTSNSGLPELREEIAGYMQTGFGLRYDPADEILVTVGSSEAVDLALRAFVAPGDEILIPSPGYVAYAPIAYLNGGTLAPVETKVEEGFKLTAEALRKAVTPRTKLLMVNFPSNPTGAVMTYEDWLPVAEVVKELGLIVISDEIYAELTYDSKHVSIASLPGMQERTVVISGFSKAFAMTGWRVGYACGNRELLSAMLKIHQYTAMCAPVPGQIAAAEALRSALPDMERMKACFKERRSLLVEGLRSAGLSCHMPQGAFYAFASISRTGLGSEEFAMRLLQEAGVAVVPGHVFGAGGEGYIRCSYAASTAKLTEALERLEDFMRVTMLHSVEGKNVIVR
- the cobT gene encoding nicotinate-nucleotide--dimethylbenzimidazole phosphoribosyltransferase, which encodes MISAIQEVTGRIAPPDEKATLRAVLRLNSLTKPPGSLGRLEALAVRLAGISKVEQPCYSKRTVVVMAADHGVCCEGVSAFPQEVTMQMAYNFLSGGAAVNVLARQGGAEVQFVDIGINGDIKHPQLINRKVRRGTDNMAAGPAMSREDALRAILAGVHVAQEAVKNGTEIFITGEMGIGNTTASAAVLCALEGIPAETAAGRGTGINDERLQHKISVIERALQVNNPDPADPVDVLAKVGGLEIAGLAGLILGAAALRIPVILDGFISGAAALIARALAPESTAYMIASHVSGEQGHKLMLDRLGLEALIDMGLRLGEGTGGALCLHFIEAVCRIMREMATFESAGVSGSESV
- the cobU gene encoding bifunctional adenosylcobinamide kinase/adenosylcobinamide-phosphate guanylyltransferase; protein product: MSILVTGGARSGKSGFAERLTRKLADSRQAVYVATGQAFDAEMEARIALHRQQRQADADGFQWETLEEPLKLAALLEQLSGSGQTVLVDCLTLWLSNQLLAVEEKSDRQELAEAAIAELEQAVSGFEGTLILVTNEVGGGIVPEYPLGRLYRDLAGRMNARLAARCGQVFLVTAGIPVELRSREYLL
- the cobS gene encoding adenosylcobinamide-GDP ribazoletransferase; the encoded protein is MSARGNAAAAFQFLTRFPVRSSGEFSPELLRASVVYYPLVGAAIGLSTALGAAAAGWLLPAWPAAVVTLILWVGLTGGLHLDGWMDSADALLSYRSRERMLEIMKDSRVGAMGVLACVLLLLLKASLLAAWLEGGSFSLLPLLLLPPVWGRWYMVRAMARYPLARGNEGLAATFGGLPARQERRAGLSAALLTLAAAAAPLALGAGSGAWPLLAAAAILAPLAAAACGRLAARRIGSRLGGLTGDVYGALGELLETVVLLVLVLVQHSLP
- a CDS encoding cobyric acid synthase, which gives rise to MEDTAAHTSAARAAEAGLRRPGAVLMIQGTASDVGKSLVTAAIGRIMTRDGYRTAPFKSQNMALNSYVTADGKEIGRAQGMQAEAFGITATSDMNPILLKPSGEMSAQIVVHGVPHAALSAREYREKFLPEAKDTVMDALGRLREAYDIVLMEGAGSPAEINLKSRDIVNMNLAGWADAPVLLVADIDRGGVFAFIVGTLELLEPHERARVKGIIINKFRGDVSLLQPGLDWLEERTGIPVLGVLPFLPQLRIEAEDSVVLEGTSRRQREESAKELDIAVIRYPRISNFTDFDPLEEEPDTVLRYVQSADELGTPDVIILPGTKNTAADLHYLREQGFPAAIERALERGTQQLAGICGGYQMLGLKLLDPHAVESAEPGESEGLGYLPLSTAFLQHKTTVRVSGGMAADHPLRLSTTATGVTPEALPVAGYEIHMGTTTNHDPSSVLSLFTLAGPEGQAVPEGWGTRDGRVWGSYLHGLFHNDALRLSWLNGLRSSKGLAPLSATFSAAALREQEFDRLADAVASHLNMAAVYAIMGLPGGGE
- a CDS encoding YnfA family protein, giving the protein MLLAVLLFVVAGLAEIGGGYLVWLWLRESRPLWYGLTGSVILIAYGIIPTLQKFPSFGRVYAAYGGVFIVLAVLWGWLVDRKTPDLYDWVGAGICVIGVSVILWAPRH
- a CDS encoding methyl-accepting chemotaxis protein, which gives rise to MFGFKKSISRKFTLLLFVVLLLTSLTLSISFYIISIGTINSYVIPQIDKSLTAAAQDTYKNLNATSAQQTLNKNEQARTNVEFYLEDKRKKLDVDTLFLINLKDGQATVLTADHGAKLQPDEAIEVSPAMEQASKGKTGLSEIYSDSHGIHKSAYVGVPGTTMIVAASADMDFVQDKMSSILWTSAGITLLALVVGVTAAGFMSRRITRPISKLAAYSNKLAGGDFTEALTLKGTDEVGQLSESFRIMSERLKEMIGHVLDTSGTVVADSNDLKTRVQILNEMAEHSAASVEEIGKGSTMIASSAMDNSRAMDEINMGIQHIASAAGEVTEQISEASTEAQSGNDIAQSAVEQMRQVEQASEQSLEQFRLMNERSLMIGEVVQGITEITKQIQMLSLNASIEAARAGEHGRGFAVVAGEVRKLSEQSKESNEQIREFLLSLQEDMNQSVSEMNHVNAEVASGMNKVVEAGNAFNHLLILIQSINHSIQSVSAATQQISAGTEEVSASVEETAQITAKSQQNADTLAGNSARQHEELEGHALTVEHLYQQAVKLQKAAQQFKI
- a CDS encoding queuosine precursor transporter, translating into MFNLLWGVCFVVVNFGFFLLCYRLFGKKGLYAWVGMATVVANIQVAKTIAMPFDIVMTLGNTMYVTLYMTSDLLNERYGRAEARSAVWFGFFTLLMTTVIMQMVLVFKPQETDIAQSALQTIFGLMPRLALGSLTAYFISQFLDVRLYAWIRKYYGSSKQLWIRSNGSTMISSFVDTLIFCTIAFAGTYDMKVWTEILLTTYLSKFILTAAGTPVLYLGRSFKFAEEEQKPVSRD
- a CDS encoding M24 family metallopeptidase — translated: MNAALQQLEQDMAASKLDALLVTDPKHVYYLTGFASNPHERFLGLLLIRGENPVLIVPALDAEAAHAASSVKTILTHSDTDNPYALLKSRFGSVSPGNIGIEKEHFSVSRYELLTEAVAAGSYQDIGHLLRAMRAVKTPEEVRSMQHAAELVEEVLRQGLAHVKAGVSEIELVAELEYLMKKVGASGPSFDTMVLSGPKTALPHGVPGERLIQPGDLLMFDLGVYAGGYASDITRTFAVGEVDSRLRDIYNAVLAANEAGIAASVAGASFGSVDKAARDVIEAAGYGEYFMHRVGHGLGMDTHEYPSLHGLNTDIIQNGNVFTVEPGIYVPGLGGVRIEDDVRVTAEGPQTLTSFPKEWTVLNL